A genomic window from Bubalus bubalis isolate 160015118507 breed Murrah chromosome X, NDDB_SH_1, whole genome shotgun sequence includes:
- the LOC112582333 gene encoding spermatid nuclear transition protein 3-like, with protein MTKVTKKLWQSIRVPMRFASRVKGRKKILCQRRYRGCVKARNMMMSVRRPLQGTMRKKIRSYATQSKKVKKTRKPNCFFCSCARKKLNQSRKRYQNRRQNQRRRQNQKRR; from the exons ATGACTAAAGTAACTAAGAAGCTATGGCAGTCAATAAGAGTTCCAATGCGGTTTGCTTCAAgggtgaaaggaagaaagaagatccTTTGTCAACGGAGATACAGAGGCTGTGTGAAG GCACGAAATATGATGATGAGTGTCAGAAGACCTCTACAAGGAACCATGAGAAAGAAAATCCGATCATATGCCACTCAATCGAAGAAggtgaagaaaacaagaaagccaAACTGTTTTTTCTGTTCCTGTGCACGTAAGAAACTGAATCAAAGTAGAAAAAGATACCAAAATAGGAGGCAGAATCAAAGAAGGAGGCAGAATCAAAAGAGAAGATAA